In a single window of the Trichoderma breve strain T069 chromosome 6, whole genome shotgun sequence genome:
- a CDS encoding small acidic protein family domain-containing protein, whose translation MGNSATDGKADADRAARKAQKKARKAERKVNEQLAKEASDDAKNPISGKEEKQESDKKKSDKLLEKQLLEVEKKLLQNLAESKQLEAEAKQLLQQAEDADKLAKRVAKALKKTTEDGDSQLPANLTRGDDADSSGDKDADAVVKDTAKSTTATEKENSGEKKKKKDKKKKSKSKSEEGNAVEEKTTSAKTKADGKRKREDDNAEQPASKKEKKAKGGEKVAQATTEQVKIQGLEGGAARQDKFLRLLGGKKAGANATKPGSMASNPSKSVRAEAAIQQQFEAGMMLKESGHKRRGLGA comes from the exons ATGGGCAATTCTGCAACCGACGGAAAGGCGGATGCCGATCGAG CTGCTCGCAAGGCCCAAAAGAAGGCTCGCAAAGCCGAGCGCAAGGTCAATGAACAATTGGCCAAAGAAGCTtctgatgatgccaagaacCCCATCTCaggcaaggaggagaagcaggagagtgacaagaagaagagtgacAAGCTTCTGGAGAAGCAGCTTTTGGAGGTTGAGAAAAAGCTTCTCCAGAATTTGGCAGAGTCCAAGCAGCTTGAAGCCGAggccaagcagctgctccagcAGGCGGAAGACGCCGACAAGCTGGCCAAGCGCGTGGCAAAGGCTCTCAAG AAAACTACCGAGGATGGTGACAGCCAATTGCCTGCCAACCTCACGCGtggcgacgatgccgatTCTTCAGGCGACAAGGACGCCGATGCCGTCGTGAAAGACACTGCTAAATCTACCACGGCTACCGAGAAGGAGAACagcggcgagaagaagaagaagaaagataagaagaagaagtccaagtccaagtctGAGGAGGGCAACGCCGTCGAAGAGAAAACAACCAGCGCCAAGACCAAAGCTGATGGAAAGCGAAAGCGCGAAGACGATAACGCTGAGCAACCAGccagcaagaaagagaagaaagccaagggaggagagaaggtTGCGCAGGCGACGACCGAGCAGGTCAAGATTCAAGGCCTCGAgggaggagcagctcgacaGGATAAGTTCCTTAGACTGCTCGGAGGTAAGAAAGCTGgtgccaatgccaccaagCCAGGCAGCATGGCTTCCAACCCGAGCAAATCGGTCCGCGCCGAGGCagccatccagcagcagttcGAGGCTGGCATGATGCTCAAGGAAAGTGGCCACAAGCGCCGCGGCTTGGGTGCGTAG
- a CDS encoding stretch-activated ca2+-permeable channel component domain-containing protein, with protein sequence MLLTPLQSRLAASLAGLLVVLMLYILLFAPTAALALELAAPPLSDLTAPAESLRLDAESHSFYEPDFALFDRGIVGRAPVDSTPLQNNIPIPLNLEPGASACYVVQKSVIFSGNGNSGSSNSKQELKRDDQDLERRADDDNNTPNDDQGSDPTRTLYLSANTCLQPHSTSSDASSTPPQLRFFISTSSKDGCPDVTKPAAGVQSKAFVEGAVMYSLNATGDVYVTVSAPNVTKDFQGIYNFEIAASIDAYYYQYNSKDGQLLWMDSDAKSALLQTAALTSNTSQIQSIMNAGPQYELYVQGSKAPILDGLTRSVCGMNNVAQIASKRLDNGQMNNNELVRTKMTDKGPGGWPRQQYYFEGLNSSSSYSGILVKLVHATTNSKRQNTGVIGGGGTVFPPTDFQTSAGTNCNLITDLDFCDDVQWAAPGNNKFNNTELGNLYDAYAKQMYANFQNVMMQIPCEAPSTQRYSLAVNCNNCTVAYKQWLCAVAIPRCEDFTKQNNYTIPRNVAQSFPNDEVIAPGPYKEILPCADLCYGVVQGCPAAIGFGCPEAGKLGFNVSYGLRDPNGGAVTCNYPGEPRTQVSASGVIKPSLVLLVAALGLGSGLLI encoded by the exons ATGCTATTGACCCCATTGCAATCGCGACTTGCGGCCTCTCTCGCGGGGCTGCTGGTTGTTTTGATGCTCTacattcttctcttcgcacCCACCGCGGCGCTCGCTCTGGAGCTTGCAGCGCCTCCTCTGTCCGACTTGACGGCCCCGGCAGAGTCTCTGCGGCTGGATGCTGAATCGCATTCCTTTTACGAACCCGATTTTGCCTTGTTTGATCGCGGAATAGTCGGTCGAGCCCCCGTTGATTCGACCCCTCTACAAAACAACATCCCGATCCCATTGAATCTTGAGCCTGGTGCCTCTGCCTGTTATGTGGTGCAGAAGAGCGTCATCTTCAGTGGCAATGGAAACTCGGGCTCTTCCAACTCCAAACAAGAGCTGAAAAGGGATGATCAAGACTTGGAGAGGCGTGCCGATGATGATAATAATACGCCAAATGACGACCAAGGCAGTGATCCTACAAGAACTCTCTACCTATCTGCAAACACCTGCCTTCAGCCACACAGCACATCTTCGGACGCATCATCTACACCCCCGCAGCTCCGTTTTTTCATCTCTACTTCAAGCAAAGATGGATGCCCCGACGTGACGAAACCTGCGGCCGGCGTCCAGTCAAAGGCATTTGTAGAAGGGGCTGTCATGTACAGCTTAAACGCAACAGGAGACGTATACGTCACCGTTTCAGCCCCGAATGTCACTAAAGATTTCCAAGGCATATACAATTTTGAGATTGCGGCATCGATTGATGCCTACTACTACCAATACAACTCGAAGGATGGCCAACTGTTATGGATGGACAGTGACGCCAAATCTGCCCTGCTCCAGACAGCGGCTTTGACAAGCAATACAAGCCAGATTCAGTCCATCATGAACGCCGGTCCGCAGTACGAACTTTATGTCCAGGGCAGTAAGGCACCGATTTTAGACGGGCTAACGCGTTCGGTTTGTGGGATGAATAATGTTGCTCAAATTGCTTCGAAAAGACTGGATAATGGACAAATGAATAACAATGAATTGGTCCGAACCAAGATGACCGACAAGGGCCCGGGTGGCTGGCCAAGACAACAATACTACTTTGAAGGACTCAACTCCAGTTCGTCATACTCTGGAATCTTAGTCAAGCTTGTGCATGCAACAACCAATTCCAAGAGACAAAACACAGGGGTGATTGGAGGTGGAGGCACCGTCTTTCCACCCACCGACTTCCAGACCTCAGCAG GAACAAACTGCAATCTCATCACCGATCTGGACTTTTGCGACGACGTGCAGTGGGCAGCCCCTGGGAACAACAAGTTTAACAACACGGAGCTGGGGAATCTCTACGACGCGTATGCCAAGCAGATGTATGCCAACTTTCAAAACGTGATGATGCAAATTCCGTGCGAAGCGCCGTCTACGCAGCGATATTCATTAGCGGTCAACTGCAACAACTGTACAGTGGCTTACAAACAATGGCTCTGCGCCGTCGCCATCCCCCGTTGTGAGGATTTCACAAAGCAGAACAACTACACCATTCCACGAAATGTCGCCCAGTCCTTCCCCAATG ACGAGGTGATTGCGCCGGGTCCCTACAAGGAAATCTTGCCTTGCGCGGATCTCTGCTATGGGGTTGTCCAGGGATGCCCAGCAGCGATTGGCTTTGGGTGTCCCGAGGCTGGCAAGCTTGGATTCAATGTGAGCTACGGGCTACGAGACCCTAACGGCGGAGCGGTTACTTGCAATTACCCAGGAGAGCCGAGAACTCAAGTCAGCGCATCGGGAGTGATCAAGCCTAGCCTAGTGCTCCTTGTTGCGGCTCTCGGTCTCGGTTCGGGTCTTTTGATATGA
- a CDS encoding TB2/DP1, HVA22 family domain-containing protein: protein MASAQAKAQDYLSVIDKELSKYPALNNLEKQIGVPKAYAVIGVAALYFFLIIFNIGGQLLTNFAGFVLPGYYSLGALFSQSKEDDTQWLTYWVVFAFFTVVEGFFSIVYWFPFYFVFKFIFLLWLALPTFRGAEVVFRSFLAPTLGRYFQGPGTSAGLRSKTDAFDKTQ from the exons ATGGCGTCTGCCCAGGCAAAGGCTCAGGATTATCTGAGCGTCATTGATAAGGAG CTCTCCAAATACCCCGCCCTTAACAATCTCGAGAAGCAGATTGGTGTCCCCAAGGCCTATGCCGTCATCGGTGTTGCTGCTCTCtacttcttcctcatcatcttcaacattggTGGCCAGCTCCTCACAAACTTTGCCGGCTTTGTTCTTCCTGGCTACTACTCTCTGGGCGCTTTGTTCTCTCAGTCCAAGGAAGATGACACTCAGTGGCTGACG TACTGGGTTGTTTTCGCTTTCTTCACCGTCGTCGAGggcttcttcagcattgTTTACTGGTTCCCCTTCTACTTTGTCTTCAAGTTCATCTTCCTGCTGTGGCTGGCTCTCCCCACTTTCCG CGGCGCTGAGGTCGTTTTCCGATCTTTCCTTGCTCCTACCCTCGGCCGATACTTCCAGGGCCCTGGCACTTCTGCCGGTCTCCGCTCCAAGACTGATGCCTTTGACAAGACTCAGTAA
- a CDS encoding ribosome associated membrane protein RAMP4 domain-containing protein, translating to MAQTLEQRRRNAKFAKDQENKMGKSEDQLKKRTKETPKSPISIFWLAVLGFVVFGGLVFELLSRFFGI from the exons ATG GCCCAAACCCTCGAGCAGCGCCGGCGCAACGCCAAGTTCGCCAAAGACCAGGAGAATAAGATGGGCAAGTCGGAGgaccagctcaagaagcgCACCAAGGAGACTCCCAAGtcgcccatctccatcttctggcTCG CCGTGCTTGGATTTGTCGTCTTTGGTGGACTCGTCTTTGAGCTCCTCTCGCGCTTCTTTGGCATCTAG